The Gemmatimonadaceae bacterium region CTCAAGCCGCGGCCGACGGGGTGAAGACCGGGACGGATCTCGAGTGCTCGATCACCTCGGCGAACTCGTCGCGCACGTACACGCCGAGCCTGCCGGACGCGGTGAAGCAGGGGCTCATCAGCGAGGCGCAGATCGACACGTCGGTGTACCGGCTGTTCCTCGCGCGGTTCAAGCTGGGCATGTTCGACGATCAATCGAAGGTGCAGTGGGCGAGCATTCCGATCGGCGATCTCGATTCGCCGCTGCACCACGCCATCGCGCTCAACGCGGCGGACCAGTCCATCGTGCTGCTCAAGAACCAGGGCAACACGTTGCCCTTGTCGAAGGGGTTGAAGACGGTCGCCGTGATCGGCCCCAACGCCGATCAGTGGCGGATGCTGCTCGGCAATTACAACGGAATGCCGTCGGACGCCGTGACGCCGCTGCGCGGCATTCGCGAGGCGCTGCCCGAAGCCCGCGTGCTGTACGCTGTTGGGTCGGACCTCGCCGACGGATTTCCCGTCCTCGACGTCGTGCCGTCGAAGGTGTTTTCGTCGCGCGACGGCACCCAAGGACTGGACGCCGAGTATTTCAATTCGCACACGATCGGAGGCACGCCGTATTTCACGCGCGTCGACGCGACGATCGACGCGAACTGGAAGGATGGGGCGCCTCGCGTCAACATGAATCCCGACGACTTCGCGGTGCGGTGGACCGGTACGTTCCGGCCGCCGGCCACGGGCACGTATCGCTTGGGGTTGGTCGGCACGATGAAGTTCCGGCTGTACCTCGACGACAGCTTGATCACGCAGTCGGTGTATCCGTCGCACGACGGCGAATTCCCCGATCCGCGTCTCTCGCAAGGCGCGCCGCTCACGCTGCAGAGCAACCGCTCGTATCGCGTTCGCGTCGAGGCGGAGGAAACGTACGGGCTCGCCGATCTTCAGTTCGTGTGGTCGGCTCCGCACGAAGCGCTCGCCGCGGAGGCGTTGGACGCCGCGCGACAGGCCGACGCCGTCGTGTTGGCGCTCGGACTCACGGCTCGCCTCGAGGGGGAGGAGATGCCGGTGCAGATCGACGGTTTCCGTGGCGGCGATCGCACGAGCCTCGACCTGCCGGCGCCTCAAGAGCGGTTGATGGAACAGGTCGTCGCGCTCGGCAAGCCGACGGTCCTCGTGCTGATGAGCGGCAGCGCCGTCGCCGTGAACTGGGCGCAGGATCACGTGCCGGCGATCATCGAGGCCTGGTATCCGGGTCAGTCGTCCGGAACGGCGATCGCCGACGTGTTGTTCGGCAGCTACAATCCGGCCGGCCGTCTTCCAGTGACGTTCTACAAGAGCGTGAACGACCTGCCGTCGTTCGACGACTACAAGATGGCCGGCCGCACCTACCGTTTCTTCAACGGGACACCGCTCTATCCGTTCGGATTCGGTCTGAGCTACACCACGTTCTCATATAAGAACCTGCGCACGAATACCGAGTCGGTCGCGAAGGACGGATCGGTGACGGTGAGCGTGGACGTGACGAATACCGGCGCGCGGGCGGGGGACGAGGTCGTGCAACTGTACGTGCGGCACGAGGGATCGTCGGTCGAGCGGCCGAAGCAGGACTTGCGCGGCTATTCCCGCGTCCCGCTCCAGCCGGGCGAGACGAAGACGGTCACGATGCGGTTCGACGCGAAGTCGCTCGCGTACTGGAACGCGGCGAAGCACCAGTGGGTGGTCGAGGCGGAGCCGATTCGGCTGAGAGTGGGGGCATCGTCGGCGGACATACGATTGGAGAAGAGTATCAAGATCCAATAGGAGTCGGGCATCCAGTGACGCTCAGCGACGCGAGCTACGATCGGCGGCGGGAAAAACTCAACGCGGATGACGCAGACTTTGAACGGCGATTCCGCAGATGCAAAGCGCAAAGGGGCTTATTGGAAAAGCAGCCACGCAGTCTCATCTGCGGGATCGCAGTGACGGATCTGCGGCATCTGCGTTGAATTGTTTGCGGAACAACAGCGTGGCCGGAGGCCAAACCCCGACTAGGGCGCCTGTAGCGACGCGGTCACCGCGTTGTACGTCGCCTTCTTGCCGTACGAATCGTCGAATAGCAGCGCCTGGCCGTACCCCGGAAATGTGCTGTTCACCCACGACTCGCCGTCGTTCAACCCCCACACGATCATCGCTTCGCACGCCGCCACCGCGAGACACGCGGCAGTGATGTTCGTGAACCC contains the following coding sequences:
- a CDS encoding glycoside hydrolase family 3 C-terminal domain-containing protein, which produces MRRPGSSLRAFGMSVLFVWPLTVHAQRATPAYLDQSLTFEARAKDLVSRMTLEEKVAQMNDVAPAISRLNVPEYNWWNEALHGVARSGLATVFPQAIGLAATWNDSLMLRVATVISDEARAKYHDYIRHDSHQRYQGLTFWSPNINLFRDPRWGRGQETYGEDPFLTGTMGIQFIRGLQGNDPKYLKTVSTVKHFAVHSGPEPERHTFDAVVSERDLRESYLPHFEMGIKDAGAYSLMCAYNSIDGKPACASDMLLRDILRGEWKFPGYVVSDCGAIDDIHRRHKFAATPAQAAADGVKTGTDLECSITSANSSRTYTPSLPDAVKQGLISEAQIDTSVYRLFLARFKLGMFDDQSKVQWASIPIGDLDSPLHHAIALNAADQSIVLLKNQGNTLPLSKGLKTVAVIGPNADQWRMLLGNYNGMPSDAVTPLRGIREALPEARVLYAVGSDLADGFPVLDVVPSKVFSSRDGTQGLDAEYFNSHTIGGTPYFTRVDATIDANWKDGAPRVNMNPDDFAVRWTGTFRPPATGTYRLGLVGTMKFRLYLDDSLITQSVYPSHDGEFPDPRLSQGAPLTLQSNRSYRVRVEAEETYGLADLQFVWSAPHEALAAEALDAARQADAVVLALGLTARLEGEEMPVQIDGFRGGDRTSLDLPAPQERLMEQVVALGKPTVLVLMSGSAVAVNWAQDHVPAIIEAWYPGQSSGTAIADVLFGSYNPAGRLPVTFYKSVNDLPSFDDYKMAGRTYRFFNGTPLYPFGFGLSYTTFSYKNLRTNTESVAKDGSVTVSVDVTNTGARAGDEVVQLYVRHEGSSVERPKQDLRGYSRVPLQPGETKTVTMRFDAKSLAYWNAAKHQWVVEAEPIRLRVGASSADIRLEKSIKIQ